One genomic segment of Sminthopsis crassicaudata isolate SCR6 chromosome 4, ASM4859323v1, whole genome shotgun sequence includes these proteins:
- the SLC22A16 gene encoding solute carrier family 22 member 16, with product MSSGNFELIFDHVGHFGRFQAFVYFASVFQTISCGIHYLASVFMAVTPKFSCGVLGNISQVLYYNSSVLKIEDAWSLFTPAQEDYLVVQLQNGDVWELAQCSRSKREDPYFEYSYDGNKSDFPCTDGYFYDHTKWKSTVVTEWDLVCHREWFAKSIQPTFMLGVLLGAVIFGDLSDRLGRRFVIWSTSTGQFLLGIAVAFTFDYYSFIAVRILLAMAASGYLVVVFVYVTEFTGTKVRTWASMHVHAFFAVGIMVVALMGYLIRTWWLYQIVLSVTTLPFVFCCWALPETPFWLLSEGKYEEAQTVIDMMAKWNGRSPCNVSDLLLVEHNNGNDIGTTTGTVVSGTKSHNILHLFYNRNIARRTLTVWLIWFTGSLGYYVFSLSSVNLGGNEYLNLFLIGAVELPAYVIACIGMDKIGRRNTLTPFLISSALICAMIMLIPQRCNVLNVIANMAGKFAIGIAFGLIYLYTAELYPTFIRSLAVGSGSMMCRIGSVVAPFCVYLTNVWIFMPQLLVGIMAFLTGMLTLMLPETLGKPLTNTWEEAEELGRNKIISSADSPPTTNNMNSQKIEMIHQGTDGAHG from the exons ATTCCAGGCATTTGTctattttgcatcagttttccAAACTATCTCTTGTGGCATCCATTACTTGGCTTCTGTGTTCATGGCTGTCACCCCAAAGTTTTCCTGTGGGGTCTTGGGGAACATAAGTCAGGTCCTCTATTATAATTCATCTGTCTTGAAGATAGAAGATGCCTGGTCACTGTTCACACCAGCCCAAGAGGATTACTTGGTAGTGCAATTGCAGAATGGAGATGTTTGGGAACTTGCTCAGTGCAGTAGGTCCAAAAGAGAAGATCCTTATTTTGAGTACAGCTATGATGGCAACAAATCTGACTTTCCTTGTACTGATGGCTACTTTTATGATCATACCAAGTGGAAGAGTACTGTGGTGACTGAATGGGATCTGGTCTGTCACCGGGAATGGTTTGCAAAATCCATCCAACCTACTTTCATGCTTGGAGTTCTTCTGGGAGCAGTGATTTTTGGTGACCTTTCAGATAG GTTAGGAAGGCGGTTTGTGATATGGTCCACAAGCACTGGGCAGTTCTTGCTGGGAATCGCAGTAGCTTTTACATTTGACTATTACAGTTTCATAGCTGTACGCATTCTTCTTGCTATG GCTGCCAGCGGGTATCTGGTGGTGGTATTTGTTTATGTGACAGAATTCACTGGTACTAAAGTACGGACATGGGCATCTATGCACGTCCATGCCTTTTTTGCGGTTGGCATTATGGTAGTGGCTCTGATGGGATATTTGATTCGAACTTGGTGGCTCTATCAGATTGTTCTTTCTGTGACGACTCTTCCCTTTGTCTTCTGCTGCTGGGCTTTGCCTGAAACACCATTTTGGCTTCTCTCAGAAGGAAAATATGAAGAAGCACAGACAGTAATTGATATGATGGCAAAATGGAATGGAAGAAGCCCTTGTAATGTGTCTGACCTGCTTTTAGTGGAACATAACAATGGAAATGACATTGGTACCACCACTGGAACTGTTGTGTCTGGAACAAAAAGTCATAATATTCTTCATCTATTTTATAACCGGAATATTGCAAGAAGGACCCTCACAGTCTGGCTCATTTGGTTTACtggcagtttgggatattatgtattttctttgaGTTCTGTTAACCTGGGAGGCAATGAATATTTAAACCTCTTCCTCATAG GTGCTGTGGAACTTCCTGCTTATGTTATTGCTTGCATTGGAATGGACaaaattggaagaagaaataCTCTCACACCATTTCTTATCAGTAGTGCCCTGATTTGTGCCATGATTATGCTGATCCCCCAG CGTTGCAATGTTTTGAATGTTATAGCAAATATGGCAGGAAAATTTGCCATTGGCATTGCATTTGGTCTCATTTACCTGTATACTGCAGAGCTTTATCCAACATTCATAAG GTCTCTTGCTGTAGGAAGTGGTAGCATGATGTGCCGTATAGGAAGCGTGGTTGCACCTTTCTGCGTTTATCTCACAAATGTGTGGATCTTCATGCCACAG ttgctGGTTGGTATTATGGCCTTTCTGACTGGAATGTTAACACTAATGCTCCCTGAAACTCTTGGAAAACCTTTAACTAACACTTGGGAGGAAGCTGAAGAActaggaagaaataaaatcatttcttctGCTGACTCACCTCCGACAACAAATAATATGAACTCACAAAAAATAGAGATGATTCATCAAGGGACAGATGGTGCTCATGGATAA